In Rhodoferax sediminis, the sequence ATGGCGATGCCGGTATCGCGGTAGAGAAACAAAACCCAGGCCAGCAGCAACAGCAGCGCCGACAAGGCATGGCGCCAGGGCGGCGCCAGACGGGCATTGTCCTTGGGCGGGTGCAGACTGGCGGTTAAATTCATGCGTTGCCTTGTGCAGGAGACTGGTCGCTCAGATGTTCGTCCAAACGCCCCAAATGGGCATCCCAACTGTAGCTTTGGACCACGCGCCGCCGGCCAGACTGACCCACCGCGGCTGCCCGGACAGGTGCTTTCAGCAACGCATCAATTTCGCGGACAAAGTCGGTGGCCTCTGCGGCAGAGATTAGTTCTTCGCCGGGTCGGGCATCTATCGCTTCGACACAGGACTGCGACGCAACCACGGGGCGAGCCATGGCCATCGCTTCAAGAATCTTGTTTTGTATGCCCCGCGCCACGCGTAACGGTGCAACAACAACGGCAGCGTGTTGCAGGAATGGCCGGATGTCTGGCACGGTTCCGGTGACCACGACAACGCTGGATGCCAGTGCCAAAACGGCAGGCGATGGGCTGCGTCCGACGATGTAGAAGCACAACTGGGGCCAAGTCTGACGCAGGAGGGGAAGGATCTGTTGCACAAACCAGGTCACGGCGTCGATGTTGGGCCAGTAGTCCATGGCGCCAGTGAACACCAGCGGCATTTGCTCCGGGTGCACATCCGTGTCAGTAAAGGGCGAGGCACAGGCCGGGTCGGGCGAAAAATAGTCGGCATCAACACCGTTGCTGATGACGCCAACCCGATGGGCGCTTTCGGGGGCCATATTACGAAACAGGGCGGTTTCGTTCTCGGTGACAAAAAACGAGCGCTGCGCGCGGGCCGCGACCGCGCGTTCGTAGGCCAGCATGCGCGCGCCCTCACGCCGGTACAGCCAGGACAGCGGCCATTTGTGGCTAGCCGCATATTGCGTCCATTTGGCGGAATCCACGTCCACAAAATCAACCAGCAGGGGCAGGATGGTGTTGCCAGATGCGCAAGACACGTATTGCGCCATCACGGAAGAAAAAACGATGGCCGCATCCATTTTATGGGCTACCAACGTCTGATTGACCCACGCTTGCAGGTCGGCATCCCTGTAGTAACGCAGACCGAGCGCCTGATGAGTTAACAAACCGGTCAAGCTGCGCAGCCTGGCTGTGCGAGGGTTGAGCCGCGCCACATACAGGTCGGGGCAGATTGCACGCACGGTGTCCAGATAGGCTTCGTCCGCAGGATCGTCCACAAACGTACCCAGAAAAACACGGTGTCGTTGGCTCAGGTGTTTGAGCAGATGGTAAGAGCGAACCTTGTCGCCCTTGTTGGGAGGGTAGGGCAGCCGGTGCACCAGGTAAAGCAGGTTACTCATGGTGGCGATCAGCCGAGATTCCTGACGACAAAGGGGCCCAACCAGTTGGCCAGGCCGATCGGCAAACGCCGCCACATGGCAATCAGCAACTTGTACCTGGCGTTGGATGGATTGTTTTGCGGGATGGCGTCACGCTTGTAAAGGCAGTACTCGTAGTGCAGTGGCCGCGGGTCAAAGCCCCAGTTCTTCTTGAAAGCGTAAGAGCCTGTGTCCCGCTTGCTGCGGCCATAGTCGAATACCCTGAGCCCGCGCTCGCAAGAGCGGCGCATCAATTCCCAGTACTTGAAATCGTTGGCCGCCAGGTTGCGGGCAGATTCATCGTCGCCCGCGTAATAGGGCAATACCTCATCACGAAAGTAGAAGCTCAATACGCTGCTCAACGGCCTGCCATCTGGCGCGACAATGGTCAACACTTCGCAATCAGCGCGAAACTCCTCCATCAGAGCCTTGAAGTAGCTCTTGGGCATGGCAGGTGTGCCATGCCGCAGAACGTTATCGGCATAGAGCGAAAAAAATCGATCTGCACCGCTGTCAATTTCGCTGACCAAACCGTTCTTGATTCCTTTTCGCACCATAGCCCGCTGCTTGCGCGGGATAGCCAGCAGGTTGGCCTCCTCAGAAGTCAGGATTTCCTTGCGGAAGCTGACGTACAGGTCTTGTGTGGGCCAGTCGGCGTGCCGCGGGTTGACGTTGCGCAGTTCAAGGTGCGCCACGCCGAGACGTTTGGCGATTTTTTGAGCCTCAAACTCCAGGGCCTCTGCTGCCTGTGGGCTGAGCGCCGCGACGCCGCCATACACCGCGAATGGCAAACTGGTCAATGAGTTGCCAAACAACCAGCTATTGACATGGCCGAGAGGCAGAACACCCTGGATTTGGCCGTCAGCCTCGGCATACAAAAAATAAGTGTCATGATCAAAAACATCACGAACAATCTTCTGCCAACCCGCGCGATGGAAAAAAGTGGCCTCGGGACACGTGATCACGAAGTCATCCCACCGCGCTGCCGTGGCGAGATCTTGGGGCTCCAGGCGCTTGATGGTCAGCAGGGAAGGCTCAGATAACAGGGCCATGTTTGATGAACTTGTCCAGAAAGATGTGGTCCATGCGACCCCATTTGAAGTCGCCCAGCAATCGATTCAAACGACCTTGCATGCGGCCGATGTTGACGTAATGCCGAAAACGTGTCTTGCGGCTGATCCCCGGTATGCGGGGCTGCCCGATGTCAATCTCCCATGGATGGAAATAGAAAATGCCCGCCTCACGGTCACGTTCATTGACCCGGCCGAGCATCCAGCGCGACAGGGCGTAAGGCAATAATCTGAAGTAGCCCCCTCCGCTGGACGGCAGGTTGCGGTTCAACACCCGCATGGTGGTGATTGGAATTTCTATGAGGCTTGGCCGCACCTCATGGGCAAACCGTGGCGATTCCGGCATGCCATAGTGATCATGCCGAATGGGGTAGACGCTGGAGCTGTAGCGGTAACCAGCCCGCACCAGGCTGTCAAAAGCCCAGAGGTTGCCAGTGCTGATTGAAAAACTGGGTGCGCGATAGCCTTTGACCTCACTATCCACCAAATCCTCCAAGACAATTTTGGCCAGATGAATATCGGCAAAAAAAG encodes:
- a CDS encoding TIGR03087 family PEP-CTERM/XrtA system glycosyltransferase; translated protein: MSNLLYLVHRLPYPPNKGDKVRSYHLLKHLSQRHRVFLGTFVDDPADEAYLDTVRAICPDLYVARLNPRTARLRSLTGLLTHQALGLRYYRDADLQAWVNQTLVAHKMDAAIVFSSVMAQYVSCASGNTILPLLVDFVDVDSAKWTQYAASHKWPLSWLYRREGARMLAYERAVAARAQRSFFVTENETALFRNMAPESAHRVGVISNGVDADYFSPDPACASPFTDTDVHPEQMPLVFTGAMDYWPNIDAVTWFVQQILPLLRQTWPQLCFYIVGRSPSPAVLALASSVVVVTGTVPDIRPFLQHAAVVVAPLRVARGIQNKILEAMAMARPVVASQSCVEAIDARPGEELISAAEATDFVREIDALLKAPVRAAAVGQSGRRRVVQSYSWDAHLGRLDEHLSDQSPAQGNA
- a CDS encoding FemAB family XrtA/PEP-CTERM system-associated protein; its protein translation is MALLSEPSLLTIKRLEPQDLATAARWDDFVITCPEATFFHRAGWQKIVRDVFDHDTYFLYAEADGQIQGVLPLGHVNSWLFGNSLTSLPFAVYGGVAALSPQAAEALEFEAQKIAKRLGVAHLELRNVNPRHADWPTQDLYVSFRKEILTSEEANLLAIPRKQRAMVRKGIKNGLVSEIDSGADRFFSLYADNVLRHGTPAMPKSYFKALMEEFRADCEVLTIVAPDGRPLSSVLSFYFRDEVLPYYAGDDESARNLAANDFKYWELMRRSCERGLRVFDYGRSKRDTGSYAFKKNWGFDPRPLHYEYCLYKRDAIPQNNPSNARYKLLIAMWRRLPIGLANWLGPFVVRNLG
- a CDS encoding XrtA system polysaccharide deacetylase, coding for MPVTPITNALTIDVEDYFQVSAFATHIARSEWSTRECRVERNVNAILEMLSSRDIKATFFTLGWIAERYPQLVRQIVKEGHELASHGYGHERATDQTEAAFFADIHLAKIVLEDLVDSEVKGYRAPSFSISTGNLWAFDSLVRAGYRYSSSVYPIRHDHYGMPESPRFAHEVRPSLIEIPITTMRVLNRNLPSSGGGYFRLLPYALSRWMLGRVNERDREAGIFYFHPWEIDIGQPRIPGISRKTRFRHYVNIGRMQGRLNRLLGDFKWGRMDHIFLDKFIKHGPVI